Within Gambusia affinis linkage group LG01, SWU_Gaff_1.0, whole genome shotgun sequence, the genomic segment cattttttgttaaatgtttgtgtttttagtagTTAGTCACATGATTAATTGACtctaacacattttattctgctCAAAGATCAAATTTGCTACTGTGGAATataattttgtcataaaaacagTGATAGAGAACATTCTACCTAAAACCAAAAGTACATTCCtttccaaaaaaacataatgagtTAAGCTAAAATGAAACTATAAATTATTTGAGGGAATCTGGACATGGCCCGGGTTAGTTTGCTCATCTATCaaatcaaatgtgttttattgatttttaaaaatgatacaaatcTTAAGGCAGATCCTGCATATACCAGGACTTTCATTATCAGAAGTGGGGGAGGTGAGGAGGTAGAAGAAAGCAAATTACATTCTGggcatttctgttttcattgaaaAATCCACAATCTACAACCTGcaataataaattgtttttgagGGGGCGTGAagcaagaaacacaaacagcaactaAGCGATTGGAGCACAAACAGCAGCCacagaacatattttattagatgcatatgtaaaatatttaccatattttggtattttgtcaTATATCGCAAGACTTATTTTGATgcgagtttttttgttttatcaaagaAATTGAATATTTATGGTCTTTATTGTAGCATTCTAGTGAAGACTTCAGGTGTTAATAGTTGTTAACCGGAACTCTTTtgttaaacaattttaattaattgtgcTACATTAATTTATGAGTTTGTTACGTGGACAGGAAATGGTAAGAGGGCTGTTGTAGATAAATATACTAATACAATATAGATatctaaattttaatttagttttatattttgtatttttcttctgagAAACAAGCTGTTAGCTTAGATTCTAGTTAAAACGTTTGTCACTTTTTTGTTCACATGCTTTGTAGGATGTCGcattttacagcattttattaTTCGGATTATTCAGTATCAACGTGTCCTACTGAAGCAAACCGTTTAATCTGATTATGTGTGGCATATCTCTTCATGGGCGAAATTACAACCAATAATTTGTTGCTCTTCATTATTATAATAAGTATTGGAGTTTTATCATTGTTTATCGTTAGTTAATTTAACATTGTGTATTTTAAGTCATAATAGGGTCAAACATGTGAGAATTAAATCAATGTTAGATGAATCTTGATATTTATGTGTAATATTTGTATCTGTTTTTGCTTTGGCAAAATTGTTTTGGAGGTTTAGGATgcagattttctgtaattttatagCATCACAAGTCGTGTGATACctttaagttaatattttttttgtctttttgtaaagaaaacatgttgtttATAATATATTGAAAATAGTTTCAGCTGGTAGTAATGTTATGTGGTTATTTCAGTtgcaaagaaacaataaataaatcattcatgTGCTGCATGCTTTGTTAGTGGCACCCCATGTCTTCATATCTAAATAACCTTCTCTGCCATACGCCCTTTAAAACATCACTCCATCTGCCGTCATTGTAAATTCagatttgcttcttttttgtatttttgttatatttgcaGTGCAAAATGGTTCACTGCATCAGAAGGAGACTGTCCATGACAATGACTTTGAGCCATACCTTCCTGGTCAATCTACTCAGGTAAATCGCACTTTCAgcgttgttgtttgttttgtttttttctggttattttCATTATGAAATCTCGCAGCATAATAACTGTGAGCAGATACCTGATTAAAGTGTTCTGCTTTTAAGAATTATCCAAAACAGTCATTTTGCTTGCATGTCAAAACTAAGAGACACCACAAGGTTTCCCCCCCGGGAACTCTACTAAGCCGAGTGGTAGGGGAGCTTTTGGTTCTAAACATTCAGAGATGCACGAGCAGACATcataatttgaaataataatgtGTGAGGCCAAAGGGCTGTTGCAAAGATGGCAAAACTGGTTTCTCACCCCCACGCACAGTTCATTGCACCATCTTTAAATTGAGCTTAATCCGTCCACTGTCACAGATTTActcttatgtaaaaaaaaaaatcctatttaaaataaacaaacaatgcatATTCCTGGTGGTGGTGATGAGTGGGGGGCGGGGGAGGCAATTACAGCCTGTTGCCCACCAGgattataatacactgggggaaaccctgtacCATTTTTTGCCAGTTTTAAATTGAGCTTCCGTGTCACTTCTTTGTTTATTCCATCTTATTTCAGAACAACAGCTACCAGTCCATCACCGATCCCTACATGTCTAGCTACTATGCTCCCTCTATTGGATTTCCTTACCCACTGAGTGAGGCTCCCTGGTCCACAGGTGGGGACCCTCCAATTCCTTACCTCACACCCTATGGACCTCTGAGCAATGGAGACCACCACTTTATGCCGGACACCGTGTTTGGCCAGCCAGGAGGACTGGGAAGCAGTATCTACCCCCACAGGTTTAACTTTTTTCCTGAAAACCCTGCCTTCTCTGCTTGGGGCACAAGTGGCTCCCAGGGCCAGCAGACTCAAAGTTCAGCTTATGGTGGCAGCTATAGCTATCCTCCCAGCTCCCTGGGGGGCACTCTGGTGCCTGACGGTCAGACAGGGTTTCACAGCGACACCCTGAACAAAGCTCCTGGTATGAACAGCCTAGAACAGGGGATGGTTGGGTTGAAGATTGGAGGGGATGTCACTGGGCAGGGGTCAGGAGTCAAGGCAGTGGGGTCTGTGATTGGTGGGCCTGCAGTGGCAGCCACGGGGAACGGGGCCACACCGATAGGAATGCCTCCCCCTAAGCCCACCTCCTGGGCTGCCATTGCCAGCAAGCCTGCCAAACCGCAGCAGTTAAAATCGAAGATGAAACCAGGGATGCCCAATCCAGGGGGGGCTCTGCCCCCACCACCCATTAAACACAACATGAATATCGGGACCTGGGACAAGGGCCCGGTCACTAAAGTAGCCACAGCcccactgcagcagcagcagcctcttGGGCTGCCTCATGGCATGCCACCTCAAGGCCCCATTCAGCAAGGACCCATGCAGCCCCCACCTCCCCAGTCATTAGTGCAACCCCAGATGCAGCCTATGGCCTTACAGCCTCAGCCGCCACACCACCAGCACCATCAGCCACCACCTCAACCCTACCAAAACCACACCCAGCCACCTCAGCCCCAGACCCGCTGGATCGCGCCACGCAATCGTAACCAAGGCTACGGGCAGGGTGGCCTCGGCCAAGATGGGAGTGGCATGATGGGAGTTGTTGGTGGTGGGAACAATGGCCCCTTAACGTCTACTAGTCAGGGACCTGGTGGAGAATCCCACCCAGTGCTGGAAAAGCTGCGTGCCTCCCATAGCTACAACCCCAAGGACTTTGACTGGAACCTGAAGAATGGCCGCGTTTTCATCATTAAGAGCTACTCCGAGGATGATATTCATCGCTCCATCAAGTATTCCATCTGGTGCAGCACGGAGCATGGCAACAAGCGGCTGGACTCAGCCTTCCGTGCAATGAATGGTAAGGGTCCAGTTTACCTGCTGTTCAGCGTCAACGGCAGCGGTCATTTCTGTGGCGTGGCAGAAATGCGCTCGCCAGTGGACTACGGGACCAGTGCTGGTGTTTGGGCGCAGGACAAGTGGAAAGGCAAGTTCGACGTGGAC encodes:
- the LOC122838061 gene encoding YTH domain-containing family protein 1-like — protein: MSTTSIDPQRSKGQASKVQNGSLHQKETVHDNDFEPYLPGQSTQNNSYQSITDPYMSSYYAPSIGFPYPLSEAPWSTGGDPPIPYLTPYGPLSNGDHHFMPDTVFGQPGGLGSSIYPHRFNFFPENPAFSAWGTSGSQGQQTQSSAYGGSYSYPPSSLGGTLVPDGQTGFHSDTLNKAPGMNSLEQGMVGLKIGGDVTGQGSGVKAVGSVIGGPAVAATGNGATPIGMPPPKPTSWAAIASKPAKPQQLKSKMKPGMPNPGGALPPPPIKHNMNIGTWDKGPVTKVATAPLQQQQPLGLPHGMPPQGPIQQGPMQPPPPQSLVQPQMQPMALQPQPPHHQHHQPPPQPYQNHTQPPQPQTRWIAPRNRNQGYGQGGLGQDGSGMMGVVGGGNNGPLTSTSQGPGGESHPVLEKLRASHSYNPKDFDWNLKNGRVFIIKSYSEDDIHRSIKYSIWCSTEHGNKRLDSAFRAMNGKGPVYLLFSVNGSGHFCGVAEMRSPVDYGTSAGVWAQDKWKGKFDVDWLFVKDVPNSQLRHIRLENNDNKPVTNSRDTQEVPLEKAKQVLKIIATYKHTTSIFDDFSHYEKRQEEEEEVRKTFEPAQIQNRSRLDQERQNRNKQ